In the genome of Myxococcus stipitatus, one region contains:
- the acnA gene encoding aconitate hydratase AcnA, which translates to MTDSFGTKSKLQVGSATYDFFSLSKLAKAHPSVERLPFSLKVLLENLLRNEDGRVVKREHVEKMLAWDPKATPDVEISFHPARVLLQDFTGVPAVVDLAAMREALASMGGDPGKINPRNPADLVIDHSVQIDSFATTAAFKENAELEFERNRERYAFLRWGQSAFKGFGVVPPDIGICHQVNLEYLAQVTFRQDSTVYPDTLVGTDSHTTMINGLGVVGWGVGGIEAEAALLGQPITMLIPQVVGFKLTGKLPAGATATDLVLTVTQMLRKKGVVGKFVEFYGSGLKGLSLPDRATIANMAPEYGATIGFFPVDEESLNYLRFTGRPDAAVALTEAYAKEQGLWRKDDAQDPLFSDTLELDLSTVVPSLAGPKRPQDRVPLKDMKAGYEKSLVEMLAAGKSKGEDDEGGGKAKAPAAEVPPQRLAQTVTVKQGRESYELGHGAVVIASITSCTNTSNPAVLVAAGILAKKAVERGLNPKPWVKTSLAPGSRVVTEYLRDAGLLPYLEAVGFHVVGYGCTTCIGNSGPLTEPVSNAVVEGDLVVAAVLSGNRNFEGRINPHVRMNYLASPPLVVAYALAGEVGLDMDKEALGTDPNGRPVFLKDIWPTNDEIQSVIRTAVKPEQFRHQYAHAMEGDALWQQLPVGKGSTFQWDTKSTYVRKPPFFENLPKEPKATQDIKGARVLALLGDSVTTDHISPAGNIAKTSPAAKYLMAEGVEPKDFNSYGARRGNHEVMVRGTFANIRLKNLLVPGVEGGVTVHIPTRERMSIYDASMKYQADGTPLVVLAGAEYGTGSSRDWAAKGTQLLGVKAVIAKSFERIHRSNLVGMGVLPLQFEAGQDAQSLGLTGHETFEITGVAQDLAPQKKLTVKATGEGGTKEFTAVCRIDTPNELDYYRHGGILQFVLRQLAKA; encoded by the coding sequence ATGACCGACAGTTTCGGTACGAAGTCCAAGCTCCAGGTGGGCTCGGCCACCTATGACTTCTTCAGCCTGAGCAAGCTGGCCAAGGCACATCCCTCGGTGGAGCGGTTGCCGTTCTCCCTGAAGGTGCTCTTGGAGAACCTGCTTCGCAACGAGGACGGTCGCGTCGTCAAGCGGGAGCACGTCGAGAAGATGCTCGCGTGGGACCCCAAGGCCACCCCGGACGTGGAGATCTCCTTCCACCCCGCGCGCGTGCTGCTCCAGGACTTCACCGGCGTGCCCGCCGTGGTGGACCTGGCCGCGATGCGTGAGGCGCTGGCCTCCATGGGCGGAGACCCCGGGAAGATCAACCCGCGCAACCCCGCCGACCTGGTCATCGACCACTCGGTGCAGATCGACTCCTTCGCCACGACGGCGGCCTTCAAGGAGAACGCCGAGCTGGAGTTCGAGCGCAACCGCGAGCGGTACGCGTTCCTCCGCTGGGGCCAGAGCGCGTTCAAGGGCTTTGGCGTCGTTCCGCCGGACATCGGCATCTGCCACCAGGTCAACCTCGAGTACCTGGCGCAGGTGACGTTCCGCCAGGACTCCACCGTGTACCCGGACACGCTGGTGGGCACCGACAGCCACACCACGATGATCAACGGCCTGGGCGTGGTGGGCTGGGGCGTGGGCGGAATCGAGGCGGAGGCCGCGCTGCTTGGCCAGCCCATCACGATGCTCATCCCGCAGGTGGTGGGCTTCAAGCTCACCGGCAAGCTGCCCGCGGGCGCGACGGCGACGGACCTGGTCCTCACCGTCACGCAGATGCTTCGCAAGAAGGGCGTGGTCGGCAAGTTCGTGGAGTTCTACGGCAGCGGCCTCAAGGGCCTGTCCCTGCCGGACCGCGCCACCATCGCCAACATGGCGCCCGAGTACGGTGCGACCATCGGCTTCTTCCCGGTGGATGAGGAGAGCCTCAACTACCTGCGCTTCACGGGCCGCCCCGACGCCGCCGTGGCCCTCACGGAGGCGTACGCGAAGGAGCAGGGCCTGTGGCGCAAGGACGACGCGCAGGACCCGCTCTTCAGCGACACGCTGGAGCTGGACCTGTCCACCGTGGTGCCCAGCCTCGCGGGCCCCAAGCGTCCGCAGGACCGCGTCCCGCTCAAGGACATGAAGGCCGGCTACGAGAAGTCGCTCGTGGAGATGCTGGCCGCCGGCAAGAGCAAGGGCGAGGACGACGAGGGCGGCGGCAAGGCCAAGGCCCCCGCGGCGGAAGTGCCGCCCCAGCGCCTGGCTCAGACCGTCACCGTGAAGCAGGGCCGTGAGAGCTACGAGCTCGGCCACGGCGCGGTGGTGATTGCCTCCATCACCTCGTGCACCAACACCTCCAACCCGGCGGTGCTGGTGGCCGCGGGCATCCTGGCGAAGAAGGCCGTGGAGCGCGGCCTCAACCCCAAGCCCTGGGTGAAGACCAGCCTGGCGCCGGGCAGCCGCGTCGTCACCGAGTACCTGCGGGACGCGGGCCTGTTGCCCTACCTGGAGGCCGTCGGCTTCCACGTCGTGGGCTACGGCTGCACCACGTGCATCGGCAACTCCGGGCCGCTGACGGAGCCCGTCTCCAACGCCGTCGTCGAAGGGGACCTCGTGGTCGCCGCGGTGCTCTCCGGCAACCGCAACTTCGAGGGCCGCATCAACCCGCACGTGCGCATGAACTACCTGGCCAGCCCGCCGCTGGTGGTGGCCTACGCGCTGGCCGGCGAGGTGGGCTTGGACATGGACAAGGAGGCCCTGGGCACCGACCCCAACGGCCGCCCCGTGTTCCTCAAGGACATCTGGCCCACCAACGACGAAATCCAGAGCGTCATCCGCACCGCGGTGAAGCCCGAGCAGTTCCGCCACCAGTACGCGCACGCCATGGAGGGCGACGCGCTCTGGCAGCAGCTGCCCGTGGGCAAGGGCTCCACGTTCCAGTGGGACACCAAGTCCACCTACGTGCGCAAGCCGCCCTTCTTCGAGAACCTGCCCAAGGAGCCGAAGGCGACGCAGGACATCAAGGGCGCGCGCGTGCTGGCGCTCCTGGGTGACTCCGTCACGACGGACCACATCTCGCCCGCCGGCAACATCGCGAAGACGAGCCCCGCGGCCAAGTACCTGATGGCCGAGGGCGTGGAGCCCAAGGACTTCAACTCCTACGGCGCGCGCCGCGGCAACCACGAGGTGATGGTGCGCGGCACCTTCGCCAACATCCGCCTGAAGAACCTGCTGGTTCCCGGCGTGGAGGGTGGCGTCACCGTGCACATCCCCACCCGCGAGCGGATGAGCATCTACGACGCCTCCATGAAGTACCAGGCGGACGGCACGCCGCTGGTGGTGCTGGCCGGCGCCGAGTACGGCACGGGCTCCAGCCGTGACTGGGCCGCCAAGGGCACGCAGCTGCTGGGCGTGAAGGCCGTCATCGCCAAGAGCTTCGAGCGCATCCACCGCTCCAACCTCGTCGGCATGGGCGTGCTGCCGCTGCAGTTCGAGGCGGGCCAGGACGCGCAGTCGCTGGGCCTCAC